The Apium graveolens cultivar Ventura chromosome 11, ASM990537v1, whole genome shotgun sequence genome has a window encoding:
- the LOC141696017 gene encoding secreted RxLR effector protein 161-like, translated as MDQEIDAIEINQMWELFEAPKGKKPMGVNLVYKKKMNAQGEVEKYKRSFVGSLMYLTATRLGITYGVSLISRFIEQPKKIHWEAEKRILRYVRGTLGDGLYYQKTNDYKVLGYCDSDWAGSVDDSKSTSRNVFFVGCCAITWMSKKQQVLSLSTAHAEYISLSIASYQALRNTWVSEDLKHAAKESPIIYFDRKATYVRPMATTSLNAENHGEREIRQRR; from the exons ATGGATCAAGAAATTGATGCAATCGAAATAAATCAAATGTGGGAGCTATTTGAAGCTCCTAAAGGAAAGAAACCTATGGGCGTCAACTTGGTTTACAAGAAAAAGATGAATGCACAAGGTGAAGTTGAGAAATATAAG AGAAGTTTTGTTGGGAGTTTGATGTACTTGACCGCCACTCGGTTGGGTATCACATATGGAGTTAGTTTGATTAGTAGATTCATAGAGCAACCAAAGAAGATACATTGGGAGGCCGAAAAAAGAATCTTGAGGTATGTTCGTGGAACTCTTGGAGATGGACTTTATTATCAAAAGACAAATGACTATAAGGTGCTTGGATATTGTGATAGTGATTGGGCCGGAAGTGTTGATGATAGTAAAAGTACTTCGAGAAATGTTTTCTTTGTTGGTTGTTGTGCAATCACATGGATGTCaaagaaacaacaagttctgtCTCTCTCAACAGCGCATGCAGAATATATTTCTTTATCAATAGCTAGTTATCAAGCATTACGGAACACATGGGTGTCGGAGGATCTTAAGCATGCCGCTAAGGAAAGTCCAATCATTTACTTTGATAGAAA GGCCACATATGTCAGGCCTATGGCCACTACGTCGCTGAATGCCGAAAACCACGGAGAGAGAGAGATACGTCAAAGAAGGTAA
- the LOC141696018 gene encoding secreted RxLR effector protein 161-like: MSDLGLQSYYLGFEVNQGLGFITVKQTSYTKKILLKAGMMNCNAIKVPMECKLHMDKDKEGQEVNANNYRSIVGSLSYLTRTRPDISYVVGVISRFMERPTVKYQQALKHVLRYVKGMVNYGLSYASAGNESTQDLCGYSDIDLAGDVTDRRNTGGMCFYLNGGLISRASQKQRVIALSSCEAEYMAATYAACQSIWFVVYCKR, encoded by the coding sequence ATGAGTGATCTCGGTTTGCAGTCATATTATCTTGGATTTGAGGTAAATCAGGGTTTGGGCTTCATTACAGTGAAACAAACTTCATATACAAAGAAAATATTGTTAAAGGCAGGGATGATGAATTGTAATGCTATAAAGGTTCCCATGGAATGTAAGCTTCATATGGACAAGGACAAAGAGGGACAGGAGGTAAATGCAAATAATTACAGAAGTATTGTCGGAAGCCTCAGTTACCTAACACGCACGAGACCAGATATCTCGTATGTTGTTGGTGTAATCAGTCGTTTTATGGAACGACCAACCGTGAAGTATCAGCAGGCGTTAAAACATGTTCTAAGGTACGTAAAGGGCATGGTTAATTATGGGTTGAGTTATGCAAGTGCAGGGAATGAAAGCACTCAAGACCTCTGCGGTTACTCTGATATCGACTTGGCCGGAGACGTGACAGATAGAAGGAATACAGGGGGGATGTGCTTCTATCTCAATGGAGGTCTGATATCCAGGGCTTCACAAAAGCAACGGGTGATTGCTCTATCCTCATGCGAGGCAGAGTATATGGCAGCTACATACGCAGCTTGCCAAAGCATATGGTTCGTGGTTTACTGCAAGAGATAA